A region from the bacterium genome encodes:
- a CDS encoding c-type cytochrome domain-containing protein → MKAIALLFAALLFVGCGSKPSAPKTATPASGDVSFAKDIQPVLTQTCMPCHAGGPAAKGKYDVTGYAGVMGDGSGSAPDVIPGKADSSSLYLRLTGAVPPLMPKGRPALDSAHLGTIRKWIDQGAKNN, encoded by the coding sequence ATGAAAGCAATTGCACTGCTCTTCGCTGCCCTGCTGTTCGTCGGCTGCGGCAGTAAGCCGTCGGCGCCCAAGACCGCGACTCCGGCGTCGGGCGACGTCTCGTTCGCCAAAGACATCCAGCCCGTCCTCACGCAGACCTGCATGCCCTGCCATGCCGGTGGCCCGGCTGCCAAGGGCAAGTACGACGTCACAGGCTACGCGGGTGTGATGGGCGACGGGTCGGGTTCAGCGCCTGACGTCATTCCGGGCAAAGCCGATTCCAGCAGCCTCTATCTGCGGCTGACTGGTGCCGTGCCGCCGCTGATGCCCAAGGGCCGGCCAGCCCTCGACTCTGCCCACCTCGGCACCATCCGGAAGTGGATTGACCAGGGCGCGAAGAACAACTAG
- a CDS encoding four helix bundle protein — MPDIWKYDVFKLADRLVLDVYRLTSHFPDDERFGLTAQMRRVAYSIPMNLVEGASRGSTKDFNRFVLMGNGSCDEVRYQLHLTRQPGYIDQRTSLELTRE, encoded by the coding sequence ATGCCCGATATCTGGAAGTATGACGTGTTCAAGCTGGCCGACCGGCTGGTTCTTGATGTCTATCGACTGACGAGTCACTTCCCGGACGATGAACGCTTCGGCCTGACCGCCCAAATGAGACGAGTCGCCTATTCGATTCCGATGAACCTAGTCGAGGGTGCGTCGCGCGGCAGCACGAAGGACTTCAACCGATTCGTTCTTATGGGCAATGGCTCCTGCGACGAAGTCCGCTATCAACTTCACCTGACTCGCCAACCGGGATACATCGACCAGCGGACGAGTCTCGAACTCACGCGGGAATAA